A window from Leifsonia shinshuensis encodes these proteins:
- a CDS encoding VOC family protein → MPSILNPYLNFRGSAREAMDFYRSVFGGEVQRSTFAEYQMAQDPADNDLIMHSQLTSPAGFTLMAADVPAHMDFTQGSSISISLSGDDEAELTGYWEKLVEGGNVIEPLNKAPWGDSFGMAIDRFGVQWLVNIAGTPPEQQG, encoded by the coding sequence ATGCCGTCGATCCTGAACCCGTACCTCAACTTCCGCGGCTCCGCCCGGGAGGCCATGGACTTCTACCGATCCGTCTTCGGCGGGGAGGTGCAGCGCAGCACCTTCGCCGAATACCAGATGGCCCAAGATCCGGCCGACAACGACCTGATCATGCACTCGCAGCTGACCAGCCCGGCGGGCTTCACGCTCATGGCTGCGGATGTGCCCGCCCACATGGACTTCACGCAGGGCTCCTCGATCTCCATCTCGCTCAGCGGCGACGACGAGGCCGAGCTGACCGGCTACTGGGAGAAGCTCGTCGAGGGCGGCAACGTCATCGAGCCGCTCAACAAGGCGCCGTGGGGCGACAGCTTCGGCATGGCGATCGACCGGTTCGGCGTGCAGTGGCTGGTCAACATCGCCGGCACACCGCCCGAGCAGCAGGGCTGA
- a CDS encoding class II glutamine amidotransferase has product MCRWLAYWGEPLKPSELILDTQHSLVAQSLNSPLGAETVNGDGFGFGWYPEDTSHGNVPALFHSIEPAWHDENLRELTSSIASPLFFGHVRAAAGPPIQQSNCHPFRHENWLFMHNGFLDGFLKMKRDLAFAIDPSLYPLIHGTTDTEVLFYLALTMGLQDDPAAGLARAIRMVEQVGQSKGIQFPMQGTVAVSDGSTLWAFRYSTSHKSRTLYHSVDIPELRELYPDAARLEVFGEKAKVVVSEPLTDLPGAFVEVPESTLAIVDASGYHHEPFLDEAA; this is encoded by the coding sequence ATGTGCCGTTGGCTCGCATACTGGGGAGAGCCGCTGAAGCCCTCCGAACTGATCCTGGACACGCAGCACTCGCTGGTGGCCCAGTCGCTGAACTCGCCGCTCGGCGCGGAGACGGTCAACGGCGACGGCTTCGGTTTCGGCTGGTACCCCGAGGACACGAGCCACGGCAACGTGCCGGCTCTCTTCCACAGCATCGAGCCGGCCTGGCACGACGAGAACCTGCGCGAGCTGACGAGTTCGATCGCGAGCCCGCTCTTCTTCGGGCATGTCCGCGCGGCAGCCGGTCCGCCCATCCAGCAGTCGAACTGCCACCCGTTCCGCCACGAGAACTGGCTGTTCATGCACAACGGCTTCCTGGATGGATTCCTGAAGATGAAGCGCGACCTCGCGTTCGCGATCGACCCGTCGCTGTATCCGCTGATCCACGGGACCACGGACACGGAGGTGCTCTTCTACCTCGCGCTGACGATGGGCCTGCAGGACGACCCCGCCGCCGGACTGGCGCGCGCCATCCGGATGGTCGAGCAGGTGGGGCAGAGCAAGGGCATCCAGTTCCCGATGCAGGGAACGGTCGCGGTGTCGGACGGCTCGACGCTCTGGGCGTTCCGCTACTCCACGTCGCACAAGAGCCGCACGCTCTACCACTCGGTCGACATCCCCGAGCTCCGTGAGCTGTACCCGGACGCCGCGCGCCTCGAGGTCTTCGGCGAGAAGGCCAAGGTCGTGGTGTCGGAACCGCTGACCGACCTCCCGGGCGCCTTCGTCGAGGTGCCGGAGTCGACCCTCGCGATCGTCGACGCGTCCGGTTACCACCACGAGCCGTTCCTGGACGAGGCCGCCTGA